The genome window GTTTGGTCTTATCTGAGAGACCAACCGTCTCCTGCTATGATTGACTCCACAGCTGCTAAGGCAGGCAAGCTGGTAACCCTTAACCTGGGTTAATTGGGGGCGAGAGGGGTGACTGACATCAGGGCGTTCTCAGTAAGGGACCATCAACTTTGGAATTGGCTTCCCCATTGAGCCAACACAaccattatttatattacagtaaccaccagagactccagccaggagcagggcctcatggtgctaggtgctgtacacacggCTTgaggcagtccctgtcccagagaacTTAGTCTGAATACACAAGGTAGATAAAGGGCGGcagcaggcacagagaggtgcagGGACCTGCCCACCATCAGGCAGATACCAGGTCCCCTGGTTGCAGGGCCTTAAACCACTAGACTATGCTGCCAGTTTGCAACCTATAGGGCACTCTGTAAAAGTCTAACTTTCCCCCCAAGCTTTTGGGACATTTCCCAACAGGGAACTGGAGAAGGATCAGGAATTCATTTCACATACACCACGGAACAAGAGTAGTGGCCTTTGCTCATTACCAGTCAAGGCTGGGTTTCAACCACTGATTTAAAGGTGAAAGACTGTACAGCCTACATCCACCCCCGAGCCATATTGTCCTCTTCTCAGACCTGTGCCACTTTCTAACTGCATCCTCAACTCaaaacctccaccccaccctgtaAGGTCTCCATAGCCACATCTAATCCCCCTGGACTTACCTTAGGAAGCCAGAAATGGCACCAAAACAGAACTCTCCAATCAGGAAGCAGAGGGAAACTACAGCATTCCTTCTACCATGGGCTACTGGCACCAGAGAGATAGGAATATAGGTAGAGGAGATAGCTCTTTGGCTAGTGGATCAGGGACATGGGTGGTGGGGACCTATGCAACCACACAGGCTTCTGGCTAACCCAACTCCAATCAAGCATCTGGGTTCATGCCCTCTCAGATAGGCCAGTCACCCACCTTTGAGCAATGAGATACAAGGCTACAGCACAGCTGTTTATGCATTCAAATGACTTGGCAGCTGTTGACAGGGTCCGTACCTGAGCTGACTTACAAGGTGGGCTCCAGGTTATTTCTGCTCAAGGCCAATGGAAAAGTGTAGATCACAGGAGAACAATTCTGAGGTTTTGGATAATTTTGTAAAAAGGACATGTTGTCCATGGATTAGAGCAGCGTATGCAAGACCAGACTGCAGGGTTCTTCTATTCATAGCTATGGAAGGGGATCTAGGGCTGAGAGCAAGTGAGATTTGAAGCCAGGATTCCTGAGTTCTATTCACATCTACGGAAGAGTCTATTAAGTGGTtaagaactcctgggttctctagcCAGTTCTGTCCCTTGCTCCATGACCTTGGGTAAGTGACTTAACATCTCCATAGACTTACGCACACTATTACTGGCCTTGCCCCAAAGGTAAGATTTTGAGAGAAAAGTGACtgcagtatcatagaatatcagggttggaagggacctcacgaggtcatctagtccaagcccctgctcaaagcaggaccaatccccaatttttgccccagatccctaaatggccccctcaaggattgaactcacaaccctgggtttagcaggccaaagctcaaaccactgagctatccctcccccccattaggTATCATTAGGTACCTTATTAATTCAAACAACTGTCACCTCCATTTTGGTTGGAAGCAGCCTATGACAGTCCAGGAACTATTGAGATTTCCAGCATTGCAAGCCATAATTAAGCTTGTATCTCACGGACTTGAAAAGGCTAGAGTATTCTCCCAGCCTGCTGTATCTTCAAGAATAAGATTTGGAGCCCCGGAGCAACCTGCAGCAACCCTGCAAACTGGTTAACCCGATTAGACAGTTGCAGAGCCCTCAGAGCCCTCGTGGCCACCACTCGTTTCTACACAGGATGAGGTATTAAAAACTCCCATGGAGGAACTCTGGCCTGCCTAGAGAAGGGTGAGACCGAAGGGGTCAAGACAGCACCTCTATACTTCAAAGCATTAGAACTTCCCTCCGCCCCGGGCTGGTTCAcatgctccccacccctgccagggCACAAGCAAAAACAACCCACAGCAGAGAAGTTTGTTTAGCAGCAGATAGTCCTTGTGACATGGTCATTAGGCCTTCTTGTTACGCACTCTATTCAAGGGAGCTGGAACGGTCCACACCTATTGGAGTGTATTCACCCCAGTTTCAGCACTAGGGAACTTGGTTCATTTTGTCTGATGGCAGGTGGGAGATCATAGCACAACACCAACAGCCAATCTGTCTAGTGCTCATCAACCAGGGCTGTAACAAATCTACTATCCCTCTTGAGTGTTCCATTAATGGAACTGGCTTCCCATAACGTATAGCTTGTGACAGCAGTCGAGCCCAGTTCTTCCTGTTATGATTTTTCAGATTGCTTAGCCTGGACTTTGTGGGATCACAACTGTTGCAGAGAAAAGGAGGCAGAAAACCTGGAGGATAGTGGAGGAAGCTAGCTAGAACAGGGCAAGCTGAAGGAGGTAAAGGCCAAACAACTttaaaccggggggggggggggggggggggagaagagaagattggtTTCTAGTGGAAACCTTAACCATCATCTCTAAGCCTTTAATTGTAGTTTTAACCAGCCCTCATGTACCTGCATGCTGTGCAATATAGCACTCAGAGTTATATATTTAGACAAACCGGACTGGCACATTAGGGCAAagaaaaattcttttaaaaaagcttGCCCAGTTATGCTTCTTTTGCACACCCAGGCAGGACTGTCTGCAAAGCAATTATAGGTCCATAAGCCATTTCAAGGCCTTCTCTGTGACACTGTTGATACCATCAACTATTAGGCTACTGAGACCAGAAAGGGGTAGGGGACCCCAACCACCACACCGCACAGTACACCCACAGAATAAAGGTAGAAGGAAATACTCTTGTCCATGGTCACCTTATGCCCCAAATCACCATCAACTCAAAATTTGACATGGCTCTCACACTGATAGTTAAGATAGGCCTGACCCACTAATAGTCCTGTTCTGCAAAAGAGAGGTTAAAGTTTTACTAAGTCACAAGGTTGATCCTTACTAGGATACATGATTTGACATTTTAACCCATAATAGTACTATTAGCAGAAAATTACTAAACTGCAAATTCAACTTGATTCAAATATAGCTCATTTTGTGTCATTCCTCTCATGGACAATGTGAAGTGGGCAGAACTCAATACGGATGGATCAATCTTATTGCAATTGCTTTTTATAAAGTTATTTCGCTCCCCAAAGCGGTTTCACATTCCAAGGAAGGAAGACTGATGTGACTTTCAGAATTTTAGGGGAAGAGAAGGACTAGTCAAAAAACAAACTTAATTTTATTATGTAAAAACTTTTAACTTTTATAAAAAGTTTATAAAGCAAGTACAATGCATGATCGCAGAAATTCACCTTCCTGCAAAAAAGGTACAAACATTATACTCTATTATAGAGTTCAACAATAAACATGGGGCCACAGCCCCAGAACAACTCATTTTTGAAATTCTTGTTGGTATTACCCCCTACCCAGTCCccgtaaggatttttttttttttttaaaatcacactaTAATCCAAAATATACATACAACTGCATCTCTGCAAGTCTTTTTAAAGCATGTTGTGGTCTCATTTATAGCCAGCCATGTTTTAAAAGATATCTATCTAAAGACTGGGAAGCCAGTCTAGCACACTTGGGATTTTGCGAACACAAAACACTGATCTTACAGTGCAGATGATGCTCAAGGAGTCAGGACTTCCCAGCTTTTCTTGCCCTTGTGCAATGAGGCGGTTAAATTCAAATATTCAAGAGTTCAGATCCATTTCTgaatgggggatggagggagcagaATCAAAAGTCTTTCCTGGCCTGTTGAGATTTATTTTCAGGCAAGAAGCAGAAACAGTACTAAAAAACCAGCCAAGCATCCAATGCCTTGTGCCACATGCTCCAGAGACACAATATCTGGAAGATAAAGGCTGAGGTCCCTCCATTATTGGATTCATGGGGTTGAAGTCTGATCCTTTCCAAGTCAAGGTCTCTCTTCACCTCCCTTGGAGAGAGCCAAGTGTTGTGATCCCACACCTGCAGTCTGAATAGGGgtagaggggagggggcgggggatgtGAGAGAAAGACATGTCAGTTATTCAGAGCAGATCACAGGCAGGTCTGCACTAGACATCCTGGCGCCAGAGAGAGGAAACTTCTATTTACCTCCAGCTGATAAGGAATCAGGAACCAACACTCAGGCTGGAGGTTTGCTAATTGGcaccaaaaggaaaaaagagacaaGCCCTTCTGTTCCTAACTCTCTACAGATGGATCTAAAATTACACAGATTAGAAGGGAGGGACACATGCTTGGCTGTGCCTTCCTGCCTGAAAACATCccccccttcaaaaaaaaaaaaaaaagcctcttgaTTCTACCCATTTCAACAGGGCCGTTGAAGCAGCTGCAGAGTTCGCTGTAaaaagaaggacattgtaacaaGAATGACCCCATTTGCAGGAGCTGGGAAGAGGCTGGACTGGGGACAATGGCTACAGATCTCATTCCACTACAGttgctgcttaaaaaaaaaaaacacaacctcaATCAACCGCAAGGGAAGAGACGCGAGAGATGCCCAGCGCCAAGCAGCGTGGCTTGCACGAAGGGGGGCGATTTAAAATCATCCCTCCCTGGTTAGCGTCAAGCCACTCACGCGAATTCCCGGGGACGGAGAAGTGGGCTGGGGATGGAAACTGACAAGGAAGCGCGTGGTCCAAGTCTTACCTGGCGGGGGGAGAAGAGACATTAATGGCACAAGCGTCTCTCATCTTTCGAGCACAGTTCAGAGGCGAGTTCAGAGGCCTGCAGAGAGGAGAAGGGAAGTAAGCAAGGGGGGGAcctggtgtgtatgtgtgtggggggggattttTCTTCCCTGGGGAAAAAGGGCAGCAGCCTCGCAGGCTGATTCCTGCCTGCACAGGGCACTAGCCGGCTGGGGGAAAGGTGCCCCCGATGTAGCGCCAATGTTACCATGAAGAGTCACCAGCCGGGGCCCCGTCCTTACCttgagggagaggagggaggtcTCGGCGGACgggtcctggccctggcccttcGCCTGCTCCTCCAGCACGATCTGCAGGTCGAGGATGTAGTCGATGACGTGCTGCAGGATCTCCACCTGGCTCAGCTTGGTGCCCTGGGGGATGCCCGGCACCAGCTCGCGCAGCTTGGAGTAGCAATCGTTCATGTCGTAGAGCAGGCTCATAGGCTCCTCCAGCGCCGGGCTCTTGCTGGGGCTGCCCCGGGCGATGGCCAGGCTCTGGTCCGACAGGCAGCACACGGCTTCGTAGCAGCTCCTGACGGACCGCACCGGGCTGATGGCTTTCATGGTCACCGGGCTGGGCTGGCGGACGCCTGGCAGCGCTGGGCTGGTGTCTCGGGAAGGCGgatcctcccctccacccccggctGGCTGCTTGCACGTCTCTCCCGCGGTGCAATCCCGGCGCTCAAACCCCGACTCCTCCGTGCAACGGGCTGCCGGCGCCTCGCCCCCCTCCGGCCTTTTATACGCCGGGCGCTCCGCTCCGGCTCCGCCCCTTTCTATGCAAACGAGCCGCGCCGCTGTCCCCCCCCTTCTGCCTCTCTGGTGGCAGCCGGGGGAAATGTTGCATTGAGCGCTTACAAGCTGGTTGCATGGCGAAGCCGGCTTCCCCTGGCTTCGCCTGACACCAAAGAGCCCAGGGCAGGAAAGGAATGAGGAAGCTCTGATTGCAAACGGGCGGGCCTag of Caretta caretta isolate rCarCar2 chromosome 19, rCarCar1.hap1, whole genome shotgun sequence contains these proteins:
- the ID3 gene encoding DNA-binding protein inhibitor ID-3; this encodes MKAISPVRSVRSCYEAVCCLSDQSLAIARGSPSKSPALEEPMSLLYDMNDCYSKLRELVPGIPQGTKLSQVEILQHVIDYILDLQIVLEEQAKGQGQDPSAETSLLSLKASELASELCSKDERRLCH